A genomic window from Brevibacillus agri includes:
- a CDS encoding tubulin-like doman-containing protein: MKAVVREHIQQLDVSLGGGIVSDKIRVDTIDNPMLVIGLGGTGIDALLRLKYQVNRRFKLPVDALSKKRKEKPDNIEFIAFETNEHDRNKKYKGIGLDPVTEFVLLSNPEIGGVLQNRSILEPYITEWLSPELTITDGISGASGVRQAGRLLLFTKITQVVQTIEKKIKMLCEGTNKKLTVFLLSGLSGGTGSGCFLDIAYIVRGILERDFGSAGVDKVNTLGYLFTPDVNLSNKSLSSHTRDYIMKNGYAALKELDYWMNADERQERFRQQYGNVLTVQSPMPPFNLCHLISATNLEGKALENAYDYCMNVTAENITNFMASEEKRSGEEFAIHDYISNIRTNINQMPKAYAANYQYNVIGASSAVLPIEEMTTYLAYRLFKKMEKMFHVAPTQEDAEKFARKLGIDIDSVSRKFEERVPEPLPGYENSERLSYSNVISQQVVSIDHELEQGYLAKAREAYIKCKKQTPGEMIGVFGEMITRVFLHPQQGPFYASRLIHSDKGFCLMKMILSYVESLKATLESYPREIEAARENANEKLGDARSAFISKEKKKNLYIEAKINEYQLLADQEKLEQMIEFYEELHRLLNAENNRIYNVFTEVLNALNQIFEQNGDILINGGEEMDRTGNKTYYWNIVSVPDIAKVVGNIMEQKDADDLIRDFTSELLRHSDKWVKEQELDIVSSISEFLSEKFGELITKSMEEFLVIKYGQDETLDRIVERKIASKLDEEAIPVFHLSNNLGNMHFPSWGFVSVPLKAPSILKGIKNYQNTAISGSRFTVKESEVKNRIFWLNTKNGVPLFAYTPLKVYEESYERTILDREGIGRHLVQTEKNNWAYLPSPIPEKSWGDTYQNERIKAYNAKVRELFAQAMRYGCIREKGDDSKTSNRYECVVSKPFSINAFMEKYQSDTAKLSPGEIKRALAELRGFMKDGLAQESVRDIFGSINEELAKENLIRSPQLIRLLEEEVRKYAEIEAKIQELEQIVNAIQGEEELLTRYIEALYTGTICKRGALYVYDKDEEEEVWEPFVNLMKVNKHVEFAIYEKFRALDHKSMAAIQRKSAKRSDAFVSAEDTEQLVKKLDEIATAFQSVKNDLEYDRDEYVNGEEMYQFYKKVWAKVNDMRKTLQ; this comes from the coding sequence ATGAAAGCAGTAGTGAGAGAACATATTCAGCAACTGGACGTATCGCTTGGCGGCGGTATCGTCAGCGACAAGATTCGTGTAGACACCATCGACAACCCGATGCTCGTCATCGGGCTGGGCGGGACAGGCATCGACGCGCTCTTGCGCCTCAAATATCAGGTGAACAGACGCTTCAAGCTGCCAGTCGATGCGCTGTCGAAAAAACGCAAGGAAAAGCCGGACAATATTGAATTTATCGCGTTTGAGACGAACGAGCACGACCGCAACAAAAAGTACAAAGGCATCGGACTCGATCCGGTGACCGAGTTCGTCCTGTTGTCCAATCCGGAAATCGGGGGCGTGCTGCAAAACCGCAGCATTCTGGAGCCGTACATAACGGAATGGCTCTCGCCCGAGCTGACGATTACAGACGGCATCAGCGGGGCATCCGGCGTGCGCCAGGCAGGGCGGCTGCTGCTGTTTACCAAAATCACGCAAGTCGTCCAGACGATTGAGAAAAAGATCAAAATGCTCTGCGAGGGCACGAACAAAAAGCTGACCGTCTTCCTGTTGAGCGGCTTGTCCGGCGGGACAGGCAGCGGCTGCTTCCTCGACATCGCCTACATCGTGCGCGGAATTTTGGAGCGCGACTTCGGCAGCGCCGGGGTGGACAAGGTCAATACGCTCGGCTACCTGTTTACGCCGGACGTCAACCTGTCGAACAAAAGCCTCAGCTCGCACACGCGCGACTACATCATGAAAAACGGCTACGCCGCGCTCAAGGAGCTTGACTACTGGATGAACGCCGACGAGCGCCAGGAGCGCTTTCGCCAGCAGTACGGCAATGTGCTGACGGTGCAATCGCCAATGCCGCCGTTCAACCTGTGCCATCTGATCTCGGCGACGAACCTCGAAGGCAAGGCGCTGGAAAACGCCTATGACTACTGCATGAACGTGACGGCGGAGAACATCACCAACTTCATGGCGAGCGAGGAAAAGCGCTCCGGCGAAGAGTTCGCCATTCACGACTACATCAGCAACATCCGGACGAACATCAACCAGATGCCGAAAGCGTACGCGGCCAACTACCAGTACAACGTGATCGGCGCTTCCTCGGCAGTATTGCCCATCGAGGAAATGACGACCTACCTGGCGTACCGCCTGTTCAAAAAGATGGAGAAAATGTTCCACGTAGCGCCGACGCAGGAAGATGCGGAGAAGTTCGCCCGCAAGCTGGGAATTGATATCGACTCGGTCTCCCGCAAATTCGAGGAGCGAGTGCCGGAGCCGCTGCCAGGCTACGAGAACAGCGAGCGCCTCAGCTACAGCAACGTGATTTCGCAACAAGTCGTGAGCATCGACCACGAGCTGGAGCAAGGCTACCTCGCCAAAGCGCGTGAGGCGTACATCAAATGCAAGAAGCAGACGCCAGGCGAAATGATCGGCGTATTCGGGGAGATGATTACCCGCGTCTTCCTGCACCCGCAGCAAGGGCCGTTCTACGCGTCGCGTCTGATTCATTCGGACAAAGGCTTTTGCCTGATGAAAATGATCCTCTCCTACGTGGAAAGCTTGAAGGCCACGCTGGAAAGCTACCCGCGGGAGATCGAGGCCGCGAGGGAAAACGCCAACGAAAAGCTCGGCGATGCTCGCAGCGCGTTCATTTCCAAGGAGAAAAAGAAAAACCTCTACATCGAGGCGAAAATCAACGAGTACCAGCTCCTGGCCGACCAGGAGAAGCTGGAGCAGATGATCGAGTTTTACGAAGAGCTGCACCGCCTGCTGAATGCGGAAAACAACCGGATTTACAACGTGTTCACGGAGGTTTTGAACGCGCTCAACCAGATTTTCGAGCAAAACGGCGACATCCTGATTAACGGCGGAGAAGAGATGGACCGCACAGGCAACAAGACGTACTACTGGAACATCGTCAGCGTGCCGGATATCGCCAAGGTGGTCGGAAACATCATGGAGCAAAAAGACGCCGACGACCTGATCCGCGACTTCACGAGCGAGCTTTTGCGCCACTCCGACAAATGGGTCAAGGAGCAGGAGCTGGATATCGTCAGCTCGATCTCGGAATTTCTCTCGGAGAAGTTCGGCGAGCTGATTACCAAATCAATGGAAGAGTTCCTCGTCATCAAATACGGTCAGGACGAGACGCTCGACCGCATCGTGGAGCGCAAGATCGCCAGCAAGCTGGACGAAGAGGCGATTCCGGTCTTCCATCTGAGCAACAATCTCGGCAACATGCACTTCCCGTCGTGGGGCTTCGTGTCTGTTCCGCTGAAAGCACCGTCGATTTTGAAAGGAATCAAAAACTATCAGAATACGGCGATTAGCGGCTCGCGCTTCACGGTTAAGGAAAGCGAAGTCAAAAACCGCATTTTCTGGCTGAATACGAAAAACGGGGTGCCGCTGTTTGCCTACACGCCGCTGAAGGTGTACGAGGAAAGCTACGAGCGCACGATTCTCGACCGCGAAGGCATCGGCCGCCACCTCGTGCAGACGGAGAAAAACAACTGGGCGTACCTCCCGTCGCCAATCCCGGAAAAATCGTGGGGCGACACGTACCAAAACGAGCGGATCAAAGCTTACAACGCCAAGGTTCGCGAGCTGTTTGCGCAGGCCATGCGCTACGGCTGCATTCGGGAAAAAGGCGACGACAGCAAGACGAGCAACCGTTACGAGTGCGTAGTGTCCAAGCCGTTTTCGATCAACGCATTTATGGAGAAGTACCAAAGCGACACCGCCAAGCTCAGTCCCGGCGAAATCAAGCGGGCGTTGGCAGAGCTTAGAGGCTTCATGAAGGATGGGCTTGCGCAGGAGAGCGTTCGCGACATTTTCGGCAGCATCAACGAAGAGCTGGCGAAGGAAAATCTGATCCGCTCGCCGCAGCTCATTCGCTTGCTCGAAGAAGAGGTGCGCAAATACGCGGAGATCGAAGCGAAAATCCAGGAGCTGGAGCAAATCGTCAACGCCATCCAGGGTGAGGAGGAGCTTTTGACCCGCTATATCGAGGCGCTGTACACCGGCACGATTTGCAAGCGCGGCGCCCTGTACGTCTACGACAAGGACGAGGAAGAAGAAGTGTGGGAGCCGTTCGTCAACCTGATGAAAGTGAACAAGCACGTAGAGTTCGCCATCTACGAAAAGTTCCGCGCCCTCGACCACAAGAGCATGGCGGCGATTCAGCGCAAGTCGGCCAAGCGCAGCGACGCGTTTGTCTCGGCGGAGGATACCGAGCAACTCGTGAAAAAGCTGGATGAAATCGCAACGGCGTTCCAGAGCGTGAAAAACGATCTGGAGTACGACCGCGACGAGTACGTAAACGGCGAGGAAATGTACCAGTTCTACAAAAAAGTGTGGGCAAAAGTAAACGACATGCGCAAGACGCTGCAATAA